Proteins co-encoded in one Flavobacteriaceae bacterium MAR_2009_75 genomic window:
- a CDS encoding type 1 glutamine amidotransferase: MRTLKIILSLISIPLLSVPSFSQSNKNMSKDKIKTLIVDGQNNHEHWPKITYMLKMEMEKSGLFTVDVERSAFTWKGEEFLSDYTIIGMDETEATKEPKADPDYSPDFSAYDLVICNFGWNAAPWPEKTKKDFEKFIKKGGGLVVFHAADNSFPEWEAYNQMIGIGGWGDRTEKVGPYVFYDDNGKLIRDNTAGKAGSHGPQHEYQIQIRNSNHPITKGMPKKWLQTKDELYDRLRGPAENMEILATAYSAEEQKGTGRHEPALMVLNYGKGRIFHNIMGHADYSVESVGFMTSMLRGSEWAATGKVTQEIPENFPTADKSSSVKFD, translated from the coding sequence ATGAGAACACTTAAAATTATATTATCGCTTATATCGATACCCTTGCTGAGCGTGCCTTCTTTTTCCCAATCAAATAAAAATATGTCGAAGGATAAAATAAAGACCCTGATTGTAGATGGTCAGAACAACCATGAGCACTGGCCTAAAATCACGTATATGTTAAAGATGGAAATGGAAAAATCAGGTCTTTTTACCGTAGATGTGGAAAGATCTGCCTTTACTTGGAAGGGAGAAGAATTTCTTTCTGATTATACCATTATAGGAATGGATGAGACAGAGGCGACGAAAGAACCCAAGGCCGACCCAGATTATAGTCCTGACTTTTCAGCATATGACTTGGTAATCTGCAATTTTGGATGGAATGCAGCCCCATGGCCCGAGAAAACCAAGAAAGATTTTGAGAAATTTATTAAAAAAGGTGGCGGACTCGTAGTTTTTCATGCAGCCGATAACTCCTTTCCCGAGTGGGAAGCTTATAATCAAATGATTGGTATTGGTGGATGGGGCGACCGAACCGAGAAAGTTGGCCCGTATGTGTTTTATGATGATAACGGTAAACTAATTAGAGATAATACTGCCGGAAAGGCGGGTTCTCATGGTCCACAACACGAATACCAAATTCAAATTCGAAATTCGAACCACCCGATAACCAAAGGCATGCCGAAAAAATGGCTTCAAACCAAAGATGAGCTGTATGACAGGTTACGAGGTCCAGCTGAAAATATGGAAATATTGGCCACCGCCTATTCCGCAGAAGAGCAAAAAGGTACGGGAAGGCATGAGCCAGCATTAATGGTATTGAATTATGGTAAAGGGCGTATTTTTCACAACATTATGGGCCATGCCGATTACTCGGTTGAAAGTGTAGGTTTTATGACCAGTATGCTTCGAGGTTCAGAATGGGCGGCTACGGGTAAGGTAACTCAAGAAATACCAGAAAACTTTCCAACGGCTGACAAATCGAGTTCAGTAAAATTCGATTAA
- a CDS encoding hypothetical protein (manually curated) — protein sequence MEAQMNQTQEDIQVYRNEFFSGIVMLTKKLFML from the coding sequence ATGGAAGCCCAAATGAATCAAACACAAGAAGATATTCAAGTGTACCGAAACGAATTCTTTAGCGGAATCGTTATGCTGACCAAAAAGCTATTTATGTTATAA
- a CDS encoding methionine aminotransferase, whose product MKSQILQSKSKLPDVKTTIFTTVGNLARKHKAIDLSQGFPNFEADPKLMQLVTQAMKQGHNQYAAMQGYYGLREVISEKIEQLHGRSYDIESEITVTVGATQAIFTAITAFVHPGDEVIVMKPAYDCYEPAIALNGGKAVYVQLNANNYKVDWEEFRNKITSKTRMVVLNTPHNPSGKIITKDDMLQLQDILRDTNILLVSDEVYEHIVFDGCEHQSASRFDDLAQRSFICASFGKTFHVTGWKMGYCVAPKDLMHEFRKTHQFAVFCVDHPTQRAMAEYLKNEEHYMQLNDIYQEKRDIFLSSLKTSRFKFKPSEGTYFQLLDYTEISNEKDEDLALRLITENKLACIPISSFNMNNRQDGVLRFCFAKKRETLEKAAEILCQL is encoded by the coding sequence ATGAAATCTCAAATTTTACAATCAAAATCGAAACTTCCCGATGTCAAGACCACCATTTTTACCACCGTGGGCAACTTGGCAAGAAAACATAAGGCCATTGATCTCTCGCAGGGCTTCCCAAATTTCGAAGCAGACCCAAAACTAATGCAGTTGGTTACACAAGCTATGAAGCAAGGCCACAATCAATATGCTGCCATGCAAGGTTATTATGGCCTAAGAGAGGTTATCTCAGAAAAAATAGAACAGTTGCATGGCCGAAGTTATGATATAGAAAGTGAAATAACAGTTACCGTTGGTGCCACGCAGGCCATCTTTACCGCAATTACCGCTTTCGTTCACCCTGGTGATGAGGTTATTGTGATGAAACCTGCTTATGACTGCTATGAGCCGGCCATTGCACTTAATGGAGGAAAAGCGGTTTATGTTCAATTGAATGCTAATAATTACAAGGTTGATTGGGAGGAATTTCGGAACAAAATAACCTCAAAAACACGCATGGTAGTTTTAAATACCCCACACAACCCAAGCGGAAAAATTATCACCAAAGACGATATGCTTCAATTACAGGATATTTTACGAGATACAAACATACTTTTGGTAAGTGACGAGGTCTATGAGCATATTGTTTTTGACGGATGTGAACACCAAAGTGCCTCACGTTTTGACGACTTGGCCCAACGTAGTTTTATTTGTGCTTCTTTCGGGAAGACCTTTCATGTTACGGGTTGGAAAATGGGATATTGCGTAGCCCCTAAAGATTTGATGCACGAGTTTAGAAAAACCCATCAATTTGCAGTCTTTTGTGTTGACCACCCCACCCAAAGAGCCATGGCAGAATATCTGAAAAATGAAGAACATTATATGCAGCTCAACGACATTTACCAAGAAAAACGAGATATCTTTTTGAGTTCGCTAAAAACTTCAAGGTTTAAGTTCAAGCCTTCTGAAGGCACTTATTTTCAGTTGTTAGACTATACCGAAATATCAAATGAAAAAGATGAAGACCTAGCCCTGCGTTTGATAACAGAAAATAAATTGGCCTGTATTCCTATTTCGTCTTTTAATATGAATAATCGCCAAGATGGGGTCTTGCGTTTTTGTTTTGCCAAAAAAAGGGAAACTTTAGAAAAGGCCGCTGAAATTTTATGTCAGCTGTAA
- a CDS encoding ribosomal protein S18 acetylase RimI-like enzyme has translation MALSLKICTSDELKILVDISRKTFVDAFEEQNNPEDFKTYIDSAFSEEVLSKELSNNDSAFFFVYKDDKLAGYIKINEGQAQTDIKDPEALELERIYVLEAFQGQKIGKWLLEKIKNLAIEKRKGLIWLGVWEKNTDAIKFYQNYGFSKFGTHPYIIGSDKQTDWLMRYKLD, from the coding sequence ATGGCGCTATCGCTTAAAATATGCACTTCCGACGAGCTAAAAATCTTAGTTGATATTTCTAGAAAAACGTTTGTTGATGCTTTTGAGGAGCAAAACAATCCGGAAGATTTCAAAACCTATATAGATTCTGCTTTCTCGGAAGAAGTGCTCTCCAAAGAATTGTCAAATAACGATTCAGCTTTCTTTTTTGTTTATAAGGATGATAAGCTCGCCGGATACATTAAAATTAATGAAGGTCAGGCGCAGACCGATATAAAAGATCCAGAAGCTCTTGAACTTGAACGCATCTATGTTTTAGAAGCTTTTCAGGGTCAAAAAATTGGAAAATGGTTGCTCGAGAAGATCAAGAACTTGGCTATAGAAAAAAGAAAGGGCCTTATTTGGCTCGGGGTTTGGGAAAAGAACACCGACGCCATTAAGTTCTATCAAAACTATGGCTTTTCAAAGTTCGGCACACACCCGTATATTATAGGTAGTGATAAGCAAACCGATTGGTTGATGCGCTACAAATTAGATTAA